One window from the genome of Pseudonocardia hierapolitana encodes:
- a CDS encoding helix-turn-helix transcriptional regulator → MARLGVGIELVGRRHEVSALTDALERAAVGKPTGLLMSGDAGVGKSRLVAEAVERAAGSGFTVLVGRCLDTAESALPYLPFTEIVGALAATRPELVAEHVALRHLLPGGLARAAATGEQRDLGQLQVFDAVLSVLDHLTAATPALLVVEDMHWSDRSSRDLLFFLLSRLTGQRLVVLATYRSDDLHRRHPLRPLLSELVRLPQVERIDLGPLDSRESLELVRRLADGGLPEAKLRRIARRSEGNAFFAEELVSASSDGLPHGLVEVLVARIEGLSPTTQRVLRIASVAGRRVSHRKLAAVSGLPDDDLEQALREAAAHHVLVAAHTEQRAFGDDGYHFRHALLREAIYHDLLPGERSRVHAAYAELLAVPGGTGPRGVAEPGRAAELAHHAMAGHDLRLALAASVQAAMEADDREAPAEVLLHSERAIELWRAVPDAEAVAGIDECSVTRWAAWGASSTGDPDRGIALGRRALELAEERGDPALTARIGQRYALRLLDLPGREQEALATARRALALLEREPPSSELAWIHTTLARVLTRIDHFAEAVSEAETALAVAEHLPPGPDSDLDAAKADALVSLAVCAEYGGDPERARQLLGEAKSLARPSGNLTVELRAYYSLGISLLDEGRLAEAGAEFAAGEERAASTGTTWSAYGLNLRVAHVIARFMRGEWDAAEAAAEIAGESVSAVVATRLAAAGLLTAVGRGRFGPVQRRLAELRDSTPVDEQVILLMGQAGAEAALWQGRPDEAARRVREAIAGLEIGSYTELTPHLGRIMLGALGAAAHVEMAAAGLQPVEEATAEAGEMVRIAEQAAVRGLPRAGTLGPEGTAWLQRARAELTRLTGPPDPAVWREVADAFGYETGGTGPCSGPAPVGYRQAYALLRHAEAVLASGGSRPPVEPDLRAAYATATAFGAAPLADALRRLAERAGVQLEAGAPSPAPAGADPLTPRERSVLALVAEGGTNRQVGAELFISEKTVSVHLSRVMAKLGASSRTEAVSIAYARGLLAPADREPARPTP, encoded by the coding sequence GTGGCGCGGCTGGGGGTCGGCATCGAGCTGGTGGGGCGCCGGCACGAGGTGTCGGCGCTCACCGACGCCCTCGAACGCGCCGCCGTCGGCAAGCCCACCGGGCTGTTGATGTCGGGTGACGCCGGGGTGGGCAAGTCCCGGCTGGTGGCCGAGGCGGTCGAGCGGGCGGCCGGGTCGGGGTTCACGGTTTTGGTGGGCCGGTGCCTCGACACCGCCGAGTCCGCGCTGCCGTACCTGCCGTTCACCGAGATCGTCGGCGCGCTGGCGGCCACGCGTCCCGAGCTGGTCGCCGAGCACGTCGCGCTGCGGCACCTGCTGCCGGGCGGCCTGGCGAGGGCGGCCGCCACCGGGGAGCAGCGCGACCTGGGCCAGCTGCAGGTGTTCGACGCCGTCCTCTCGGTGCTCGACCACCTCACGGCCGCCACGCCCGCGCTGCTGGTGGTGGAGGACATGCACTGGTCCGACCGCTCCAGCCGCGATCTGCTGTTCTTCCTGCTCTCCCGGCTCACCGGCCAGCGGCTCGTGGTGCTGGCCACCTACCGCAGCGACGACCTCCACCGGCGCCACCCGCTGCGGCCGCTGCTCTCGGAGCTGGTGCGGCTGCCCCAGGTCGAGCGGATCGACCTCGGGCCGCTCGACTCCCGCGAGTCGCTCGAGCTCGTGCGCAGGCTCGCCGACGGCGGCCTCCCGGAGGCGAAGCTGCGGCGGATCGCCCGGCGCAGCGAGGGCAACGCGTTCTTCGCGGAGGAGCTCGTGTCCGCCTCCTCCGACGGCCTGCCGCACGGGCTCGTCGAGGTGCTGGTGGCGCGCATCGAGGGCCTCTCCCCCACCACCCAGCGGGTGCTGCGGATCGCCTCCGTCGCCGGGCGCCGGGTGAGCCACCGCAAGCTCGCGGCGGTCTCCGGTCTGCCCGACGACGATCTGGAGCAGGCGCTGCGCGAGGCGGCCGCGCACCACGTCCTCGTCGCGGCCCACACCGAGCAGCGCGCGTTCGGCGACGACGGCTACCACTTCCGGCACGCCCTGCTGCGCGAGGCGATCTACCACGACCTGCTGCCCGGCGAGCGGAGCCGGGTGCACGCCGCGTACGCCGAGCTGCTCGCGGTGCCGGGGGGCACGGGCCCGCGCGGGGTCGCCGAGCCCGGCCGGGCCGCGGAGCTGGCCCACCACGCGATGGCGGGCCACGACCTGCGGCTCGCGCTGGCGGCGTCGGTGCAGGCCGCGATGGAGGCCGACGACCGCGAGGCCCCTGCCGAGGTCCTGCTGCACTCCGAGCGGGCCATCGAGCTGTGGCGCGCGGTGCCCGATGCGGAGGCGGTGGCCGGTATCGACGAGTGTTCGGTCACCCGGTGGGCCGCGTGGGGTGCGAGCAGCACCGGCGACCCCGACCGCGGCATCGCGCTCGGCAGGCGGGCGCTCGAGCTCGCCGAGGAGCGCGGCGACCCGGCGCTCACCGCCCGGATCGGTCAGCGGTACGCGTTGCGGTTGCTGGATCTGCCGGGCCGGGAGCAGGAAGCCCTCGCCACCGCCCGCCGCGCGCTGGCCCTGCTCGAGCGCGAGCCGCCGTCGTCGGAACTCGCCTGGATCCACACCACGCTCGCCCGGGTGCTCACCCGGATCGACCACTTCGCGGAGGCCGTCTCCGAGGCGGAGACGGCGCTCGCGGTGGCCGAGCACCTGCCGCCGGGTCCCGACAGCGACCTCGATGCCGCCAAGGCCGACGCCCTGGTCTCGCTCGCGGTGTGCGCGGAGTACGGCGGCGACCCCGAACGCGCCCGGCAGCTGCTCGGCGAGGCCAAGTCGCTGGCGCGGCCGTCCGGCAACCTGACCGTCGAGCTGCGCGCCTACTACTCGCTCGGCATCTCCCTGCTGGACGAGGGACGGCTCGCCGAGGCGGGTGCTGAGTTCGCCGCAGGAGAGGAGCGGGCCGCTTCCACCGGCACCACGTGGAGTGCGTACGGCCTGAACCTGCGGGTGGCCCATGTGATCGCTCGGTTCATGCGCGGCGAGTGGGACGCCGCGGAGGCGGCCGCCGAGATCGCGGGTGAGTCGGTGTCGGCCGTCGTCGCCACCCGGCTCGCCGCGGCGGGCCTGCTCACCGCGGTGGGCCGGGGCCGGTTCGGGCCGGTGCAGCGACGGCTCGCGGAACTGCGCGACTCCACACCCGTCGACGAGCAGGTGATCCTGCTGATGGGGCAGGCGGGCGCCGAGGCCGCGCTCTGGCAGGGCCGGCCCGACGAGGCGGCACGCCGGGTGCGGGAGGCCATCGCCGGCCTCGAGATCGGCTCCTACACCGAGCTCACGCCCCACCTCGGCCGCATCATGCTCGGCGCGCTGGGCGCGGCCGCCCACGTCGAGATGGCAGCGGCCGGCCTGCAGCCCGTCGAGGAGGCCACGGCGGAAGCGGGCGAGATGGTGCGGATCGCCGAGCAGGCCGCCGTACGGGGCCTCCCCCGCGCCGGCACGCTCGGGCCCGAGGGCACGGCGTGGTTGCAGCGCGCGCGGGCCGAGCTCACCCGGCTCACCGGTCCGCCCGATCCCGCCGTGTGGCGGGAGGTCGCCGACGCGTTCGGCTACGAGACGGGCGGCACCGGCCCGTGCTCCGGCCCGGCGCCGGTCGGCTACCGCCAGGCCTACGCGCTGCTGCGGCACGCAGAGGCCGTGCTGGCGAGCGGCGGCTCCCGCCCTCCGGTCGAGCCCGATCTGCGCGCCGCGTACGCCACCGCCACCGCGTTCGGCGCCGCGCCGCTCGCCGACGCCCTGCGCCGGCTCGCCGAGCGGGCGGGCGTGCAGCTGGAGGCGGGGGCGCCGAGCCCGGCGCCGGCCGGGGCCGACCCGCTCACTCCCCGGGAGCGTTCGGTGCTCGCGCTGGTGGCCGAGGGCGGCACCAACCGGCAGGTCGGCGCCGAGCTGTTCATCAGCGAGAAGACGGTGAGCGTGCACCTGTCCCGGGTGATGGCGAAGCTGGGCGCGAGCAGCCGCACGGAAGCGGTCAGCATCGCGTACGCACGGGGCCTGTTGGCCCCGGCAGACCGGGAGCCGGCGCGGCCGACCCCTTGA
- the rpmF gene encoding 50S ribosomal protein L32, whose translation MAVPKRRTSRSNTRKRRAQWKATLPDLVPITIAGRRHLVPRRLVRAYQRGLLTPE comes from the coding sequence ATGGCCGTCCCGAAGCGCCGCACGTCCCGGTCGAACACCCGCAAGCGCCGGGCGCAGTGGAAGGCGACCCTGCCCGACCTGGTGCCGATCACGATCGCCGGCCGCCGCCACCTCGTCCCCCGCCGCCTGGTGCGCGCCTACCAGCGGGGCCTGCTGACCCCGGAGTGA
- the mrf gene encoding ribosome hibernation factor-recruiting GTPase MRF has protein sequence MSRPELLVLSGLHAPGVEAVIARIRTLDPDVAVLHHDLRDIASGRLYRRLRHGDRDDQAVLELAHGCLSCTLREDLLPQLHALSGPGGPQRIVLHLDPVLEPEQVCWSLLHVLVDGAPIIDRADLRGVITCIDPGSWLDDATGDITIGERGLAELPDDERTVAQVAVGQAEFADLLVHTGTADAWQLARTDAVLERLAPGTQRMFLSGLDARVLLADLPPAARRGRPDDVHGPLLRGEPPLGRDCGVQLSVFSARRPFHPERLHEAIDALLDGVVRTRGRIWLATRPEAVLWLESAGGGLRIGHAGEWLAGGDADAWAAADPERRALASLGWHPRFGDRAQDIVVLSHDTDPTGIEAALAEALLTDAELAAGEAAWRTFPDPFGWWHTDPCDPPAGLAATGHPDTEHEEH, from the coding sequence GTGAGCCGACCCGAGCTGCTGGTGCTCAGCGGGCTGCACGCGCCGGGTGTCGAGGCCGTGATCGCCCGGATCAGGACGCTCGACCCGGACGTCGCCGTCCTGCACCACGACCTGCGCGACATCGCGTCCGGGCGGCTGTACCGGCGGCTGCGCCACGGCGACCGCGACGATCAGGCGGTGCTGGAGCTCGCGCACGGCTGCCTGTCCTGCACCTTGCGCGAGGATCTCCTGCCGCAGCTGCACGCGCTCAGCGGACCGGGCGGCCCGCAGCGGATCGTGCTGCACCTCGACCCGGTGCTCGAGCCCGAGCAGGTCTGCTGGTCCCTGCTGCACGTGCTCGTCGACGGCGCGCCGATCATCGACCGCGCCGACCTGCGCGGTGTGATCACCTGCATCGATCCCGGCAGCTGGCTCGACGACGCCACCGGCGACATCACGATCGGCGAACGCGGACTGGCCGAGCTGCCCGACGACGAGCGGACGGTGGCACAGGTCGCCGTCGGGCAGGCCGAGTTCGCCGACCTGCTCGTGCACACCGGCACCGCCGACGCCTGGCAGCTCGCCCGCACCGACGCCGTGCTGGAGCGGCTGGCGCCGGGCACGCAGCGGATGTTCCTGTCCGGGCTCGACGCGCGCGTGCTGCTCGCCGACCTCCCACCGGCCGCCCGCCGCGGCCGTCCCGACGACGTGCACGGCCCACTGCTGCGCGGGGAGCCACCGCTCGGTCGCGACTGCGGCGTGCAGCTCTCGGTGTTCTCCGCACGGCGGCCGTTCCACCCGGAACGCCTGCACGAGGCGATCGACGCGCTGCTCGACGGCGTGGTGCGCACGCGCGGTCGGATCTGGCTCGCCACGCGGCCGGAGGCCGTGCTCTGGCTCGAGTCGGCGGGCGGCGGGCTGCGGATCGGGCACGCAGGCGAGTGGCTGGCCGGCGGGGACGCCGACGCGTGGGCCGCGGCGGATCCCGAGCGGCGCGCGCTCGCGTCGCTCGGCTGGCACCCCCGCTTCGGCGACCGCGCCCAGGACATCGTCGTGCTCTCCCACGACACCGACCCGACCGGCATCGAGGCCGCACTCGCCGAAGCGCTGCTGACCGACGCCGAGCTGGCCGCGGGCGAGGCGGCGTGGCGCACCTTCCCCGACCCGTTCGGCTGGTGGCACACCGATCCCTGCGACCCACCCGCCGGACTCGCCGCCACCGGCCACCCGGACACCGAGCACGAGGAGCACTGA
- the rpmG gene encoding 50S ribosomal protein L33 has translation MARNELRPIVRLRSTADTGTTYVTRKNRRNDPDRMVLRKYDPAVRRHVEFREER, from the coding sequence ATGGCTCGCAACGAGCTGCGCCCGATCGTCAGGCTGCGGTCGACGGCCGACACCGGTACGACGTACGTGACCCGCAAGAACCGGCGCAACGACCCGGACCGGATGGTGCTGCGCAAGTACGACCCCGCGGTCCGGCGCCACGTCGAGTTCCGCGAGGAGCGCTGA
- the rpsR gene encoding 30S ribosomal protein S18, which produces MRPAARRPLKRKANPLHTRGITEVDWKDCPYPPRRLRRLRRLPSPGTLLRTFISDRGKIRARRVTGLTPQQQRRVAIAIRNAREMALLPYPHAGRG; this is translated from the coding sequence ATGCGGCCCGCCGCGCGCCGGCCGCTGAAGCGGAAGGCCAACCCCCTGCACACGAGGGGGATCACGGAGGTCGACTGGAAGGACTGTCCTTACCCGCCCCGCCGCCTCCGCAGGCTCCGGCGGCTGCCATCCCCCGGGACGCTGCTGCGCACCTTCATCTCCGACCGCGGGAAGATCAGGGCCCGCCGGGTGACGGGCCTGACGCCCCAGCAGCAGCGCCGGGTCGCGATCGCGATCCGCAACGCCCGTGAGATGGCGCTCCTGCCCTACCCGCACGCCGGGAGGGGCTGA
- the rpmB gene encoding 50S ribosomal protein L28 translates to MSRRCQLTGREPGFGKSVSHSHRRTSRRWDPNIQSKRYWYPAEGRYVRLRLSTDAIRTIDRIGVDAAVAKIRARGGKV, encoded by the coding sequence GTGTCCCGACGCTGCCAGCTCACCGGGCGCGAGCCCGGGTTCGGCAAGTCCGTCTCGCACTCCCACCGCCGCACGAGCAGGCGATGGGACCCGAACATCCAGTCCAAGCGCTACTGGTACCCGGCGGAGGGGCGGTACGTGCGGCTGCGCCTGTCCACCGACGCGATCCGCACGATCGACCGGATCGGCGTCGACGCCGCGGTGGCGAAGATCAGGGCCCGTGGGGGGAAGGTCTGA
- the rpsN gene encoding 30S ribosomal protein S14, protein MATKAKIARNERRKAVVARFAARRAELKAVLARPTATHEERAAAQRELARQPRDASATRVRNRDSVDGRPRGHLRAFGVSRVRLRELVHAGYLPGVRKSSW, encoded by the coding sequence ATGGCGACGAAGGCGAAGATCGCCCGCAACGAACGCCGCAAGGCCGTCGTGGCGCGGTTCGCGGCCCGGCGGGCGGAGCTGAAGGCCGTGCTCGCCCGGCCGACCGCAACACATGAGGAGAGGGCGGCGGCGCAGCGGGAGCTCGCCCGCCAGCCCCGCGACGCGAGCGCCACCCGCGTGCGCAACCGCGACTCCGTGGACGGCCGCCCGCGCGGCCACCTGCGTGCCTTCGGGGTGTCCCGCGTGCGGCTGCGCGAGCTCGTGCACGCCGGCTACCTCCCGGGGGTGCGCAAGTCGAGCTGGTGA
- the rpmG gene encoding 50S ribosomal protein L33 yields MAKATDVRPKITLACEQCKHRNYITKKNRRNDPDRLAIKKFCPNCGTHREHRETR; encoded by the coding sequence ATGGCGAAGGCCACGGACGTCCGGCCGAAGATCACGCTGGCGTGCGAGCAGTGCAAGCACCGCAACTACATCACCAAGAAGAACCGGCGCAACGACCCCGACCGGCTCGCGATCAAGAAGTTCTGCCCCAACTGCGGCACCCATCGCGAGCACCGCGAGACGCGCTGA
- a CDS encoding FAS1-like dehydratase domain-containing protein, which produces MPDVSYVGKALPPTAPYQVGREKIREFALAIGEGASVCLDVDAARAAGHPDVVAPPTFAVTFTMPAIEAFLRDPAFGWDYLRMVHGDQSITLHRPICGGDDLVTTIHVDDLRTRGGSHMLTLRCEVADTDGEPVATTKLLLVTAAEGES; this is translated from the coding sequence GTGCCCGACGTTTCCTACGTCGGGAAGGCGCTGCCCCCGACCGCTCCCTACCAGGTCGGCCGCGAGAAGATCCGGGAGTTCGCCCTCGCCATCGGTGAGGGCGCTTCCGTGTGTCTGGACGTCGACGCGGCGCGGGCCGCAGGCCATCCCGACGTCGTCGCGCCCCCCACGTTCGCCGTGACGTTCACCATGCCGGCGATCGAGGCCTTCCTGCGTGACCCGGCGTTCGGCTGGGACTACCTCCGCATGGTCCACGGCGACCAGTCGATCACGCTGCACCGCCCGATCTGCGGTGGCGACGACCTGGTCACCACGATCCACGTCGACGACCTCAGGACCCGAGGCGGGAGCCACATGCTCACCCTGCGCTGCGAGGTCGCCGACACCGACGGCGAGCCGGTTGCCACCACGAAGCTCCTGCTCGTCACCGCCGCCGAGGGGGAGTCGTGA